One stretch of Cohnella algarum DNA includes these proteins:
- a CDS encoding ABC transporter substrate-binding protein: MAFVALMLAAGCSSQTVNGPSQASDSAQASDPSAVNGSAAIVFTDVAGREVRLDKPPETFIVANYIANFMMVGGAESLDKVVGMTFDGWEDTRYGEYKVFTDAFPRMKSGDIVSIGGYHDDVLNAEKIVSLEPDVLLMNLSQYAENNPQIATFEQAGIAVVVLDYHAQKLENHTKSTEILGLLLGREQVAEEQNEAYIGAIEQVNERIAALPEEQKGKKVYVELGNKGVGEYGNSYSDSMLWGAIVHNVGADNMGAGIDGGYGVLDKEFVIASNPDVIFIGGSIWSDDSGGDQMRMGFAVDEATAQERLAGFASRPEWKDLKAVKNGEVYGVDHGSLRNMIDYAFTQYLAKALYPEAFADIDPAKSMHDYYEKYLPELNDDGTFMIRLR; this comes from the coding sequence ATGGCGTTTGTTGCGCTCATGCTTGCGGCGGGGTGTTCGAGCCAAACGGTTAACGGTCCCTCGCAAGCGAGCGATTCCGCGCAAGCAAGCGATCCGTCTGCGGTTAACGGTTCGGCTGCGATCGTCTTTACGGACGTTGCGGGCAGGGAGGTTCGGCTGGACAAGCCGCCGGAAACGTTCATCGTCGCCAACTATATCGCCAATTTTATGATGGTGGGCGGCGCGGAAAGCCTGGACAAGGTCGTCGGAATGACGTTCGACGGCTGGGAAGATACGCGGTACGGCGAGTACAAGGTATTTACCGACGCGTTTCCGCGGATGAAAAGCGGCGATATCGTCAGCATCGGCGGGTATCACGACGACGTGCTGAACGCGGAGAAAATCGTTTCGCTCGAACCCGACGTCCTGCTGATGAACCTGTCGCAATACGCGGAAAACAATCCGCAAATCGCGACGTTCGAACAGGCGGGAATCGCCGTCGTCGTCCTGGATTACCATGCGCAAAAGCTGGAAAATCATACGAAGAGCACGGAAATTCTAGGGCTGCTGCTGGGCAGGGAACAAGTTGCCGAGGAGCAGAACGAAGCTTATATTGGCGCGATCGAGCAGGTAAACGAGCGGATCGCCGCGCTCCCCGAAGAGCAAAAGGGGAAAAAGGTTTACGTGGAGCTCGGAAACAAGGGCGTAGGCGAATACGGCAACAGCTACAGCGACTCGATGCTCTGGGGCGCGATCGTTCACAACGTCGGCGCCGACAATATGGGAGCGGGGATCGACGGGGGCTACGGCGTTCTGGACAAAGAGTTCGTAATCGCTTCGAATCCCGACGTTATCTTTATCGGCGGGTCGATTTGGTCGGACGACAGCGGCGGGGACCAGATGCGAATGGGATTTGCGGTCGACGAAGCGACGGCGCAAGAGCGGCTGGCCGGATTCGCTTCGAGACCGGAATGGAAGGACTTGAAAGCCGTCAAAAACGGAGAAGTTTACGGCGTCGATCACGGCAGCCTGCGCAATATGATCGATTATGCGTTTACCCAGTATCTCGCCAAGGCGCTATATCCCGAAGCGTTTGCGGATATCGATCCGGCGAAGTCGATGCACGACTATTACGAGAAATACCTTCCGGAGCTGAACGATGACGGAACGTTCATGATTCGTTTGCGATAG
- a CDS encoding sugar phosphate isomerase/epimerase family protein, which yields MNNKIGVIVDSFRVGVREGLVKAKQVGAEGVQIYAVSGEMDPDNLSPAARKEWKAYIESLGLDISALVGDLAGHGFQDKRENPAKVEKSKRILDLAVELGTNVVTTHIGIVPEDENGEVYHSMLTACRELSEYATSMNAYFAIETGPETSAHLKSFLDKLGSKGVSVNFDPANMVMVTGDDPVQGVYTLKDYIVHTHAKDGVRFRPIDPREVYGALGYEKLDHDKIAEEAESGSAFREVPLGEGGVDWPNYIRALQDIGYGGYLTIEREVGAKPEADIAQAVQFLRKFRS from the coding sequence ATGAACAACAAAATCGGCGTCATCGTCGACAGCTTCCGCGTCGGCGTGCGCGAAGGGCTCGTCAAAGCGAAGCAGGTCGGGGCGGAAGGCGTGCAAATTTACGCCGTGTCGGGCGAGATGGATCCCGATAACTTAAGCCCGGCCGCGCGCAAGGAATGGAAGGCGTACATCGAATCGCTCGGGCTCGACATTTCCGCGCTCGTCGGCGATCTGGCCGGGCACGGGTTCCAGGACAAGCGGGAAAATCCGGCGAAAGTCGAGAAGTCGAAACGGATTTTGGACCTGGCGGTCGAGCTGGGAACGAACGTGGTCACGACGCATATCGGCATCGTGCCGGAAGACGAAAACGGCGAAGTGTACCATTCGATGCTGACCGCCTGCCGCGAGTTGAGTGAATACGCGACGAGCATGAACGCCTATTTCGCGATCGAAACGGGGCCGGAAACGTCGGCCCATCTGAAAAGCTTCCTGGATAAACTCGGCTCCAAAGGCGTGTCGGTCAATTTCGATCCGGCCAACATGGTGATGGTGACGGGGGACGATCCGGTGCAGGGCGTTTACACGTTGAAGGATTACATCGTGCATACCCATGCCAAGGACGGCGTCCGCTTCCGTCCGATCGATCCCCGCGAAGTGTACGGCGCGCTCGGCTACGAAAAGCTCGACCACGATAAAATCGCCGAGGAGGCCGAATCCGGTTCGGCGTTCCGCGAAGTGCCGCTGGGCGAGGGCGGCGTGGATTGGCCGAACTATATCCGGGCGCTTCAGGATATCGGCTACGGCGGCTATTTGACGATCGAGCGGGAAGTCGGAGCGAAACCGGAGGCGGACATCGCCCAAGCGGTTCAATTTTTGCGGAAGTTCCGTTCGTAA
- a CDS encoding amidohydrolase yields MRTLIKQATIVTMKEEEPFVGDILIEGDSIAEIGFAIDAAADEVIPAEGMAAMPGLVNAHQHSPMSLLRGFSDDLKLMKWLDRKMLPAEARMTPEDIYWGAKLGIAEMIKSGTTAFADMYIHMDEIAFAVEETGIRASLTRGLVFAEDDGGRRMAEALDLIERWSGKAEGRITTMLGPHSPYMCPPEPLSRVIRLAEETGVPIHIHLAETKEETVKIRDRYGLTPTEYLAHAGMFDRAHVLLAHGVHLSRKDVRLLAGMRGGVAHNPVSNLKLGCGIAPVTELRHQGVVVGLGTDGAGSATSVDMFEQIKAASWLQKLDYGDPTKLPARQALRMGTIEGARLLRIDGSVGTLEKGKKADLILIDMRKPRLQPVHRLESLLAYGACGADADTTIVNGKLLMRGRKLLTIDEDELLRQAARRAVRIVDGI; encoded by the coding sequence ATGCGAACGCTGATTAAGCAAGCGACGATCGTGACGATGAAGGAGGAGGAACCGTTTGTCGGAGATATCCTGATCGAAGGGGATTCGATCGCGGAAATCGGATTCGCCATCGACGCGGCCGCGGATGAGGTCATCCCGGCGGAAGGGATGGCGGCGATGCCGGGCCTGGTCAACGCTCACCAGCATTCGCCGATGAGCCTGCTGAGAGGCTTTTCCGACGATCTCAAGCTGATGAAATGGCTGGATCGAAAAATGCTTCCGGCCGAAGCGAGAATGACGCCGGAGGACATTTATTGGGGAGCGAAGCTCGGCATTGCCGAAATGATCAAATCGGGAACGACCGCTTTCGCCGACATGTACATTCATATGGACGAAATCGCGTTTGCCGTGGAGGAGACCGGAATCCGGGCTTCGCTGACGAGAGGGCTCGTATTCGCCGAGGACGACGGGGGCCGGAGGATGGCGGAAGCGCTGGATTTGATCGAACGCTGGTCGGGCAAGGCGGAGGGGAGAATCACGACGATGCTCGGCCCGCACTCGCCGTACATGTGTCCGCCGGAACCGCTGTCCCGCGTCATCAGGCTTGCCGAGGAAACGGGCGTGCCAATCCATATCCATTTGGCGGAAACGAAGGAAGAGACGGTCAAAATCCGCGACCGCTACGGCTTGACGCCGACCGAATATTTGGCGCATGCGGGCATGTTCGACCGGGCTCACGTACTGCTCGCGCACGGCGTCCATTTGAGCCGGAAGGACGTGCGGCTGCTCGCGGGCATGCGCGGCGGGGTTGCGCACAACCCGGTCAGCAATCTGAAGCTGGGCTGCGGCATCGCCCCGGTGACGGAGCTCCGGCATCAGGGCGTCGTCGTCGGGCTCGGCACGGACGGGGCGGGCAGCGCGACGAGCGTCGACATGTTCGAACAGATCAAGGCCGCCTCCTGGCTGCAAAAGCTGGATTACGGCGACCCGACCAAGCTTCCGGCGCGGCAGGCTTTGCGCATGGGCACGATCGAGGGAGCGAGGCTGCTTCGGATCGACGGGAGCGTCGGGACGCTGGAGAAGGGTAAAAAGGCGGACCTGATCCTGATCGACATGCGCAAGCCCCGTCTTCAGCCGGTCCACCGGCTCGAATCGCTGCTGGCGTACGGCGCCTGCGGGGCGGACGCGGACACGACGATCGTGAACGGCAAGCTGCTGATGCGCGGCCGGAAGCTGCTGACGATCGACGAAGACGAGCTGCTTCGGCAAGCCGCCCGCCGGGCCGTGCGAATCGTGGACGGGATTTGA
- a CDS encoding ABC transporter ATP-binding protein yields MLKLTVDNLSAQYADRRILNRISATFHGGQMTAVIGRNGVGKTTFIKAIAGQVKSGGTVRLADDEADTVYPPTDIAYLPQIGSASTRLTVFEMVLLGLVKNLRWRVAEEQIASVARVLEELNLSELSRRPFNHLSGGQKQLVSMAQSFVSRPRVLLLDEPTSALDLRHQLIVMDLAKEYTRKTGAITIFVVHDLMLASRYSDRMLLLDEARVKAHDTPENVLVPEVLQSVYNVKVSVEKTSLGYLNVVPVAPL; encoded by the coding sequence ATGCTGAAATTAACCGTAGACAACTTAAGCGCGCAATATGCGGACCGGCGAATATTAAACCGAATCTCCGCGACGTTTCACGGCGGTCAAATGACGGCGGTCATCGGCCGGAACGGCGTCGGCAAGACGACCTTCATCAAAGCGATCGCGGGGCAGGTGAAAAGCGGCGGAACCGTTCGTCTGGCGGATGACGAAGCCGATACGGTCTACCCGCCGACGGACATTGCCTATTTGCCGCAGATCGGATCGGCGAGCACGAGATTGACGGTGTTCGAGATGGTGTTGCTGGGCTTGGTGAAAAATTTGCGCTGGCGGGTCGCCGAGGAGCAGATCGCCAGCGTTGCCCGGGTTCTGGAGGAGCTGAACCTGTCCGAATTGAGCCGACGTCCGTTCAACCATCTGAGCGGCGGGCAAAAACAGCTCGTGTCGATGGCCCAGTCCTTCGTATCGAGGCCGAGGGTGCTGCTGCTCGACGAGCCGACGAGCGCGCTCGATTTGCGGCATCAGCTGATCGTCATGGATTTGGCAAAGGAGTATACGAGGAAAACGGGGGCGATTACGATTTTCGTCGTTCACGATTTGATGCTGGCGTCAAGATACAGCGACCGGATGCTTCTGCTGGACGAGGCCCGCGTCAAAGCGCACGACACGCCGGAAAACGTGCTGGTTCCCGAAGTGTTGCAAAGCGTTTATAACGTCAAGGTCAGCGTCGAGAAAACGTCGCTGGGCTACTTGAACGTCGTGCCGGTCGCGCCGCTGTAA
- a CDS encoding bifunctional aldolase/short-chain dehydrogenase has protein sequence MVQSLWDSSKAAELQSGLDQLVYRSNIIGADRRVCNWGGGNTSAKTIVKDFRGRDVEVMYVKGSGSDLASMKAGNFTGLRMDDIRPLFERDEMSDEEMVAYLANCMIDAKHPRASIETLLHAFLPFKHVDHTHPDSIISLCCADNGKELAKEIFGDRFVWVPYVRPGFTLSKMIAEGVLANPKAELVLMEKHGLVTWGETSEEAYAQTIKIISEAEAFIEARVNEAKLFGGAKHAPLPADVRRSIAAQVMPTIRGAVSDAKKMILSFDDADDVLAFVGGHDSPKLSQVGAACPDHLVHTKVVPLFVDWTPDADDVEGLKQILKESIAAYKEQYKAYFERNKNEGDVMFEAAPRVILIPGVGMINTGKSWAMSQVSGALYHRAIAVMRGATALGNFVSLSENESYNVEYWPLELYKLSLAPPEAEFSRQVAFITGGAGGIGSETARRLVSEGAHVVLADLNLEGGEKVAAEINAKYGENRAIAVKMDVTSEEAVQAAYAQTALAYGGVDIIVNNAGLATSSPFDETSLKEWSLNMNVLGTGYFLVAREAFKLMKEQAIGGSMVFIGSKNSVYAGKNVTAYSSAKALEAHLARCIAAEGGEFGIRVNTILPDAILQGSAIWNSNWRNERAAAYGIEPDQLEEYYRKRTTLLVNIYPRDIAEGVAFFASSKSAKTTGCMLTIDGGVPAAFTR, from the coding sequence ATGGTACAAAGCTTGTGGGACTCTTCTAAAGCAGCCGAGCTTCAAAGCGGACTGGACCAGCTCGTTTACCGCTCGAACATCATCGGCGCGGATCGCCGCGTTTGCAACTGGGGCGGCGGCAACACGTCGGCCAAGACGATCGTGAAGGATTTCCGCGGCCGCGACGTCGAAGTCATGTACGTCAAAGGCAGCGGCTCCGACCTTGCCTCGATGAAAGCGGGCAATTTCACCGGCCTGCGCATGGACGACATCCGTCCGTTGTTCGAGCGCGACGAGATGAGCGACGAAGAAATGGTGGCTTATCTGGCGAACTGCATGATCGACGCCAAGCATCCTCGCGCTTCGATCGAAACGCTGCTGCACGCGTTCCTGCCGTTCAAGCACGTCGACCATACGCATCCGGATTCGATCATCAGCCTCTGCTGCGCGGATAACGGCAAAGAGCTGGCCAAGGAAATTTTCGGCGACCGCTTCGTCTGGGTTCCTTACGTGCGCCCGGGCTTCACGCTGTCCAAGATGATCGCGGAAGGCGTGCTGGCCAACCCGAAAGCCGAGCTCGTCCTGATGGAGAAACACGGCCTTGTCACCTGGGGCGAAACGTCCGAAGAAGCATATGCGCAAACGATCAAAATCATCAGCGAAGCCGAAGCGTTTATCGAAGCGCGCGTCAATGAGGCGAAGCTGTTCGGCGGCGCAAAGCATGCCCCGCTGCCGGCCGACGTCCGCCGCTCGATCGCGGCGCAAGTGATGCCGACGATTCGCGGCGCGGTCAGCGACGCGAAAAAAATGATCCTGTCGTTCGACGACGCGGACGACGTGCTCGCTTTCGTCGGCGGCCACGATTCCCCGAAGCTGTCGCAGGTCGGCGCCGCTTGCCCGGACCACCTCGTGCACACGAAGGTCGTGCCGCTGTTCGTCGACTGGACGCCTGACGCGGACGACGTCGAAGGCCTGAAACAAATTCTGAAAGAAAGCATCGCCGCATACAAAGAGCAGTACAAGGCGTACTTTGAACGCAACAAAAACGAAGGCGACGTCATGTTCGAAGCCGCTCCTCGCGTCATCCTGATTCCGGGCGTCGGCATGATCAACACGGGCAAGAGCTGGGCGATGTCCCAGGTAAGCGGCGCGCTCTACCACCGCGCGATTGCGGTCATGCGCGGCGCGACGGCGCTGGGCAACTTCGTCTCGCTCAGCGAAAACGAATCCTACAACGTCGAATACTGGCCGCTCGAGCTTTACAAGCTGTCCCTCGCTCCGCCGGAAGCCGAATTCTCCCGCCAGGTCGCGTTCATTACGGGCGGCGCGGGCGGCATCGGCAGCGAAACGGCCCGCCGTCTCGTGTCGGAAGGCGCGCACGTCGTGCTGGCCGACCTGAACCTTGAAGGCGGGGAGAAGGTCGCGGCCGAAATCAACGCGAAATACGGCGAAAACCGCGCGATCGCCGTCAAAATGGACGTCACGAGCGAGGAAGCGGTCCAGGCCGCTTACGCGCAAACGGCTCTTGCTTACGGCGGCGTCGACATCATCGTCAACAACGCCGGCCTCGCGACGTCCAGCCCGTTCGACGAAACGTCGCTCAAGGAATGGAGCCTGAACATGAACGTGCTCGGCACGGGCTACTTCCTCGTTGCCCGCGAGGCGTTCAAGCTGATGAAGGAGCAGGCTATCGGCGGCAGCATGGTGTTCATCGGCTCGAAGAACTCCGTTTACGCCGGCAAAAACGTCACCGCCTACAGCTCCGCGAAAGCGCTGGAAGCGCATCTGGCCCGCTGCATCGCGGCCGAGGGCGGCGAGTTCGGCATTCGCGTCAACACGATTTTGCCGGACGCGATTTTGCAAGGCTCCGCCATCTGGAACAGCAACTGGCGCAACGAACGCGCCGCGGCGTACGGCATCGAGCCGGACCAGCTGGAAGAGTACTACCGCAAGCGCACGACGCTGCTCGTCAACATTTATCCGCGCGATATCGCGGAGGGCGTCGCGTTTTTCGCCTCCTCGAAATCGGCGAAAACGACGGGCTGCATGCTGACGATCGACGGCGGCGTGCCGGCGGCGTTCACGAGATAA
- a CDS encoding iron chelate uptake ABC transporter family permease subunit yields MTEKSNGYAGLNRRRMMAVLISAFAFALALGFDLAAGSSNMAFADLLKALAAGPNGEGVAKVVVWDIRLPMTLTCVFVGASLGVAGLQLQTITNNPLASPYTFGITASASFGAAISITTGFAIAGQLWLGTSLLAFLFALLVSVCIYYMGKFRGMSTMTLILTGIMMNFFFTALQQFLQYRASPEIAQIISGWTFGNLARSTWTSVAVSAAFLLVCSIALMRRSWRLTALSAGEEKAESLGVNVERLRFSVFVISAVLISGAVSFIGTVAFVGLVAPHCARLLSGDDQRFLLPLSMLFGGMLMLLSSIVSKLLSAGSMLPVGIITSIVGVPFLFILILRKRD; encoded by the coding sequence GTGACCGAAAAATCGAATGGATACGCGGGCTTGAACCGAAGAAGGATGATGGCCGTCCTGATTTCGGCATTCGCCTTTGCGCTCGCGCTTGGGTTTGACCTCGCGGCGGGATCGTCGAACATGGCGTTCGCCGACCTGTTGAAGGCTTTGGCGGCCGGTCCGAACGGCGAAGGCGTTGCGAAAGTCGTCGTCTGGGATATTCGGCTGCCGATGACGCTGACGTGCGTATTCGTTGGGGCGTCGTTGGGAGTGGCGGGGCTCCAGCTGCAGACGATTACGAACAATCCGCTGGCCAGCCCCTATACGTTCGGGATTACGGCGAGCGCGAGCTTCGGCGCGGCGATCTCGATCACGACGGGCTTTGCGATCGCGGGGCAATTGTGGCTGGGGACCTCCTTGCTGGCGTTTTTGTTTGCCCTGCTCGTTTCCGTCTGCATTTATTACATGGGCAAGTTCCGCGGCATGTCGACGATGACGCTGATTTTAACCGGCATTATGATGAACTTCTTTTTTACCGCGCTGCAGCAATTTTTGCAGTATCGCGCCTCGCCCGAAATCGCGCAAATCATCTCCGGCTGGACGTTCGGGAATTTGGCGCGTTCGACCTGGACAAGCGTCGCGGTCAGCGCGGCGTTTCTGCTCGTTTGCTCCATTGCCTTGATGCGGCGTTCCTGGAGGCTTACGGCGCTTTCGGCCGGGGAAGAGAAGGCGGAAAGCCTGGGCGTCAACGTCGAGAGGCTGCGTTTTTCGGTGTTTGTCATCAGCGCCGTGCTCATCTCGGGGGCCGTCTCGTTCATCGGGACCGTCGCCTTCGTCGGGCTGGTCGCTCCGCATTGCGCCCGCCTGCTGTCCGGAGACGACCAACGGTTTCTGCTGCCTCTTTCCATGCTGTTCGGGGGCATGCTGATGCTGCTGTCATCGATCGTCTCCAAGCTGCTGTCGGCCGGCTCGATGCTGCCGGTCGGAATCATTACTTCGATCGTCGGCGTGCCGTTCCTGTTTATACTCATTTTGAGGAAGAGAGACTGA
- a CDS encoding class I SAM-dependent methyltransferase, with protein sequence MELEKIKSYWNERAEGFSLANLEQLRTDAKDHWLAALRQHAPRKEKLKCLDVGCGPGFLAILLAKEGHDVTAVDYTEKMLEHAAKNAEAERVAIDLRRMDAQQLAFEDNSFDYIVSRNLTWNLEFPERAYAEWLRVLKPGGRILNFDGNHYLHHYDPLYKQFRESGAYADPHKKEHLQGVDTGVIERISRNLPLSKVERPAWDLSFFARSAARKIASEIERRSFANEAGQPCSIIQSFYVCVEK encoded by the coding sequence ATGGAACTGGAAAAGATCAAGTCGTATTGGAACGAGCGGGCGGAAGGTTTTTCCCTCGCCAACCTGGAGCAGCTGCGAACCGACGCGAAAGACCACTGGCTTGCGGCGCTTCGGCAGCACGCCCCGCGGAAGGAAAAGCTCAAATGCCTGGATGTCGGGTGCGGCCCGGGCTTTTTGGCGATTTTGCTGGCGAAGGAGGGGCACGACGTCACCGCCGTCGATTATACCGAAAAGATGCTCGAACACGCGGCAAAAAACGCGGAAGCCGAGCGCGTCGCCATCGATCTTCGGCGAATGGACGCCCAGCAGCTCGCTTTTGAGGATAACAGCTTCGATTACATCGTCTCGAGGAATCTGACGTGGAACCTTGAATTTCCCGAGCGCGCCTATGCGGAATGGCTGCGCGTGCTGAAGCCCGGAGGCCGAATATTGAATTTCGACGGCAATCACTACCTTCACCATTACGACCCGCTTTACAAGCAGTTCCGCGAATCCGGGGCCTATGCGGATCCCCACAAAAAGGAGCATCTCCAAGGCGTCGATACGGGCGTGATCGAGCGCATTTCGCGAAATTTGCCGCTGAGCAAAGTCGAGCGTCCCGCCTGGGACTTGTCCTTCTTCGCCCGCTCCGCCGCGAGGAAAATCGCGAGCGAGATCGAAAGGCGGTCGTTTGCGAACGAGGCCGGCCAACCCTGCTCGATCATTCAAAGCTTTTATGTTTGCGTCGAGAAATAG
- a CDS encoding DUF6157 family protein — protein sequence MSYKDTLILISEDCPAEAGIVPQSAKETKPAHVIQYELLSANPYRFTHEELLFEVHVRHKGIPEDKAAADRRLIWDELFGKSHPCLRASMLPKKFGWGVHYDAEGRIALYGAESPEYQNWLENEGKEGNPKLLRAMRNKRK from the coding sequence TTGAGTTACAAGGACACGCTGATTCTCATTTCGGAGGATTGCCCGGCTGAAGCCGGTATCGTCCCGCAAAGCGCGAAGGAAACAAAGCCGGCGCACGTCATTCAATACGAGCTGCTGTCGGCAAATCCTTATCGCTTCACCCACGAGGAACTGCTGTTCGAGGTTCACGTCCGTCACAAGGGAATTCCGGAAGACAAAGCGGCGGCGGATCGCAGACTAATATGGGACGAGCTGTTCGGCAAGTCGCATCCGTGCCTCCGGGCGTCGATGCTGCCCAAAAAATTCGGCTGGGGCGTCCATTACGACGCCGAAGGCCGGATCGCCCTTTACGGGGCGGAATCTCCCGAGTACCAAAACTGGCTCGAGAACGAGGGCAAGGAGGGCAACCCGAAGCTGCTGCGCGCCATGCGGAACAAGCGGAAGTAA
- a CDS encoding alpha/beta fold hydrolase: MRVNSKKKKRWKIAALLLFLVIAAGFVFPTWTPWIKGADSIYFLGQVPINGAGHEVMIRGTDRSNPVVIFVHGGPGCSEIPYVRKYQDLLEDDFTIVHYDQRGSGKSYHFFEDYSNVTAELLVEDLLALTDYVREKLGQEKVLLVGHSFGTYISLQAAAEAPDKYAAYIGIGQVADTVESELDSLNYTIGQAELAGNAKDAERLERLRSAIESGEEHTPRDLVRKYGGAARLIDDNRDYYTGFLFNPEYNLLDVVRYLRGVAVTQERLLEEEAGKNITGIVRQLDIPLYFVMGKYDYMTSASAAKHYFDRLEAPEKQFVLFEKSAHYPQFEEEERFAEWLNATWNHLAS, from the coding sequence ATGCGAGTGAACAGCAAAAAGAAGAAACGATGGAAGATCGCCGCCCTGCTTCTATTTCTTGTTATCGCCGCCGGATTCGTGTTCCCGACGTGGACGCCATGGATCAAAGGCGCCGACAGCATCTATTTCTTAGGCCAAGTCCCGATTAACGGAGCCGGGCACGAGGTGATGATCCGGGGAACGGACAGAAGCAACCCGGTCGTCATCTTCGTTCACGGCGGCCCGGGCTGCTCCGAGATTCCTTATGTAAGAAAGTACCAGGATTTGCTTGAAGACGATTTTACGATCGTTCATTACGACCAGCGGGGAAGCGGGAAGTCGTACCATTTTTTCGAGGATTATTCGAACGTGACGGCGGAACTGCTCGTAGAAGATTTGCTGGCGTTGACCGATTACGTCCGGGAGAAGCTTGGACAAGAAAAAGTGCTGCTGGTCGGCCACTCCTTCGGAACGTACATTTCGCTGCAGGCGGCTGCCGAAGCGCCCGACAAATATGCCGCTTATATCGGGATCGGCCAGGTGGCCGACACGGTGGAGAGCGAGCTGGACAGCCTGAATTATACGATCGGGCAGGCCGAACTCGCCGGCAACGCGAAAGACGCAGAACGGCTGGAACGGCTGAGGAGCGCGATCGAGAGCGGAGAAGAACACACGCCAAGGGATCTGGTTCGGAAATACGGCGGCGCGGCAAGGCTTATCGACGACAACAGGGACTACTATACGGGCTTTCTGTTCAATCCCGAGTATAATTTGCTCGATGTCGTTCGATATTTGCGCGGCGTTGCCGTCACCCAAGAAAGGCTGCTTGAGGAGGAAGCGGGGAAAAACATTACCGGAATCGTTCGCCAATTGGATATTCCCTTATATTTCGTTATGGGGAAATACGATTATATGACTTCCGCAAGTGCGGCCAAACATTACTTCGACCGCTTGGAGGCCCCCGAGAAGCAATTCGTTTTATTCGAAAAATCCGCCCATTATCCGCAATTCGAGGAAGAGGAACGGTTCGCCGAGTGGCTGAACGCAACATGGAATCATCTCGCTTCATAA
- a CDS encoding MerR family transcriptional regulator, whose amino-acid sequence MKIKEAAEKLRITPRAIRFYEEKGLIAPAKDEDTRYREFGEQDIWRLQTIVSLRESGMSVEDMKAVLDKMEELGSEELPYYLELQRSALFAKWLEIKQMIETTDDMIRIVRERKTLPLDDIFRLAEGSRRLREHRSRWTDKWNFDRLAAGHDERVRIDADTYRDYETALQSVVEWMNPAAGERGLDVGTGTGNLAGKLAERGADMAGVDQSKEMLKICRRKFPAMETRLGNFLALPFLDEKFDFIASSFAFHHLESDQQRLAVKEMRRVLKPHGRICIADLMTAEPEVRRKSGKTENGADLVSLPGLLLLFADFGFKVRYRRLNERLFLVCAE is encoded by the coding sequence GTGAAAATAAAGGAAGCGGCGGAAAAGCTGCGCATAACGCCGAGAGCGATCCGCTTTTACGAGGAAAAGGGGCTTATCGCGCCGGCAAAGGATGAGGACACCCGATACCGCGAATTCGGCGAACAGGATATTTGGCGGCTGCAGACGATCGTCTCGCTCCGGGAATCCGGCATGTCCGTCGAGGACATGAAAGCCGTGCTGGACAAAATGGAAGAACTCGGCAGCGAGGAGCTGCCCTATTATTTGGAGCTGCAGCGGTCCGCTTTGTTCGCCAAATGGCTGGAGATCAAGCAAATGATCGAGACGACCGACGACATGATCCGCATCGTCCGGGAACGGAAAACGCTGCCGCTGGACGACATTTTCAGGCTGGCGGAAGGTTCCCGGCGTCTGCGGGAGCACCGCAGCCGTTGGACCGACAAGTGGAACTTCGACCGGCTCGCGGCCGGCCACGACGAGCGGGTGCGAATCGACGCCGATACGTACCGGGATTATGAAACGGCGCTTCAATCGGTCGTCGAATGGATGAATCCGGCCGCGGGCGAACGGGGGCTCGACGTCGGCACGGGAACGGGAAATCTGGCCGGCAAGCTGGCGGAACGGGGCGCCGATATGGCCGGAGTCGACCAGTCCAAAGAGATGCTGAAAATTTGCCGCCGGAAGTTTCCCGCCATGGAGACGAGGCTCGGCAATTTCCTCGCCCTCCCTTTTCTCGACGAAAAATTCGATTTTATCGCGTCCAGCTTTGCGTTTCACCATCTGGAAAGCGATCAGCAGCGGCTTGCGGTCAAAGAAATGCGCCGCGTGCTGAAGCCGCACGGGCGCATTTGCATCGCGGATTTAATGACGGCGGAGCCGGAAGTCCGGCGAAAATCCGGCAAAACCGAAAACGGGGCCGACCTCGTCTCGCTTCCCGGCCTTCTCCTCCTGTTCGCCGATTTCGGCTTCAAAGTCCGGTACCGGCGCTTGAACGAGCGGCTGTTTCTCGTCTGCGCGGAATAA